Part of the Cercospora beticola chromosome 5, complete sequence genome is shown below.
AGGGGCATCGACGGGGACGATCTCTTGAGAGCACTCGAATTCGGAATGGAACAAGACATAACGCATGGAGGCACGTGGTCACCTCTTTGGAATGGCTGAGCGTTGACCGAGACATGCCTTGTGCCTTTTCCCTGGCTCGGCAGTCGGTGGTTTTCCAACGTTAAGCTTATCTGAGCTGCCAACGTTGGGAAGGGTCCAAGTGGCGCAACGGCGCAACAGCGCAGCTGCCAGCAGGAGTCTGTCGTCTCCTTGGCCTTGGCCTACCTCTGCCGTTACTCCGACGGTACATGCGACATCACCACGCAGTAGCAGTGAAGTCGCTCCGTTCGCAGTCGAAGCCGAGACACTGCGCAGCGTTCAACTTTCGGCGAGCCCAAGACATCATCGTGTCCAAAACCCCGGAGCGTGCTGTACTACGATGGACATTGCGGTGCTCGCAATTTTCGTGAGGAGCACGACATGTCCTTGCGCAAGCCATTTCCGCGAGTGATAGGTCCTGCACGAAGGATCAAATGCAGCCTTCTCCCCGCCGTATATCCGATTGCACTTATCTCGGACTTGCCAACTACTACAACGTCACCTCCTGGTATACTTTCCTGTGGTCGAATGCTACTCTACTGCCCAGCTCTTGAATACGAGCGGGCTGTATAGTCCAGAACGTATGCGCAATTGCTGGACAACATTAGCCGTGGCGTTCAACAAAGTGCCACTCAGCGCGAGTACCTACCACGCCGTAACCCAAGAGAAACGCCTCCAAGAATAAGATTTGAGGATAAGCTTGAGAGTGCACGGATACGGAAAGATCTGCTTAGCAAGTGCTCGACGTCCCTGGTGACTGGACGCTCCGTTAAACTTTCTGCAAACAAAGTTCTGGCAGCTCGACGCCTTTTCCCTTGGCATGCTTGACACCTTACGAAGCAGGAAGGAGTTGCTCTTTGCCAAGAGCATATGAGGTAGCGAACGTCAGCACTCCTCCGATGTGTCTCGGTGCTGTGCCTCGGCCGTTGGTCCACTCCCACCACGCGAAATGGTCAGTCTCTGTGCCGATCTAAACTATCCTCGAATTCGGCCTCTTCCCGCTTGGGAACTGTGGAGGCGCTGCTCGCACTCCCATGCCTTACAATGATGTCTGTGCGATGCCAAGATTGGGGTATTGACGATCTTTGTGCTGGCAAGCGAATGAAGGGTTACAGACCGGCGATGGCATTACCAGAGGCAGACACCAGATCGTCTTGTGGGTCGGTCGCGCATGAGGCGCTCACGAATGCTACCATTTGCCAATTGAGATCACCAGGCAAGTATATAGTGCTTGCGAGTCCCTTGCCACATCTGCGATCAGTTTCTCATCAGTCCGCTATTCATCTTCAATATGCGTTCTTTCATTGCTGCCCTGCTGGCCGTGCCAGCCGCAATCGCTGCGCCTGTCCTCCTCAACACCAGACAAGAAGATTCCATTGCCGGATCATGGATCGTTCGCGTCAACCAGAATAGCGTCCTGTCCGACGTGATCTCGCAGGTCTCATCCGCGCTCGGTGGAGCTGAGGCTAAGCACACCTATGAGTTCGGCAACTTCAAGGGTTTCTCCATCGATGGAGTTGACAACCTTCTTGGTTTGGTGGCCAATATCGCCTCGATCGAGTCCATTGAGCCAAACACTCGCGTCACAACCTCGGCGCTCGTCACACAGTCGAATGTCCCATCGTACGGTCTGGCCCGTATCTCGCACCGTGAAAACGGCGCCACTGACTACGTCTACGACGACTCCGCTGGAGAGGGTACTTTCTCGTATATCATCGATACAGGTATCAGGACAACACACCAGGATTTCGGTGGCCGTGCCGTCTTCGGTGCCAGCTTCGTTGATGGCGAGCAAGAGGGTGATGGAAATGGACACGGTACTCACGTAAGTCGAATTCAATCACTGAATCATCTCTTCACTGCTAACGTTGATTGATCAGGTCGCTGGCACAACTGGCTCAACCACCTACGGTGTCGCCAAGAAGACTACTCTCATCGCCGTGAAGGTTCTCGGAGCTGAGGGATCTGGATCCAACGCCGGTGTCCTCGCAGGTATCGACTGGGCCGTCAATGACGCCAAGTCCAAGGGCCGCATCGGCAAGGCCGTCGGCAACTTGTCTCTGGGTGGTCCTCTCAGCCCAGCCACCAACGCCGCTGTCGCTGAGGCCGTCGCCGAGGGTCTCTTCCTCGCTGTCGCCGCTGGTAACTCTGGTCTCCCAACCATCACTgcctctccagcttctgctccagAGGTCTGCACCGTCGGTGCTTCCGATGACCAGGATCGCCGCGCTTCGTACTCCAACTTCGGTCTCCTTGTTGACGTTTTCGCCCCTGGCTCAAACATCACCTCCACCTGGATCGATAGCGACTCTGACACCAACACCATCTCCGGTACTTCCATGGCTAGCCCTCACGTTGCTGGTCTTGGTGCCTACCTTTTGGCACTCGAGGGTCCACAAGATCCTCAGGCACTCTGCAGCCGCATCCAGGAGTTGAGCACCAAGTAAGTCCAACGTAACATGAAGTTTGAAACTTTACTAATCATCGTACAGGAACGCTCTTAACCTTGGTCTGCAACTCTTCTCTGGAAACAGACTTGCCTACAACGGCAATGGTGCTTAGATAGTGCCAGAAATGCATGGAATGACACGGGCTCTTGAAGGGTCGCTGTATGATCATGATGATGAACATGTAACTATGCCGAACGGGCTAAGATGGACTACTGCAGTCATCTTGTAAAGAATGAATAAAATGAACTTCACACCAATCAATGAGTCTTCTCTGTTCAACTTTTGTGCTGTCATTGTTCAAATTTTAAATTACGACTCTTGTTCGTATTGCATGCCGTAGAGCCTGCGCTATGCCTGGCATAGACACGCTGGGTCAGCTTCCGAACACGCTGAAATTTATTCCTGTAGCGCAGTCCCATCTTGGATCCTGCGCACAAGATCAGGGTTCCTGACAAAGGCTCTACCAAATGCAATCAATACACCTTTACCCCTGTACTCCTCATCAACTGCGTCCTTTGCGCTCTCTGGACTAAAGCCGCCAGCAATAATGATAGGCGAAGCATCCGCCCACAAATTAATGAACGGAGTAAGAGGTTCTCCAGCGTCAACATCGGTCCTTCCTGCGATCCGTGACTCCACGAGATGCAAATGAGCGATCTTGAGCTCCTTCAAACCTTGCACCAGGTGGGAGAATTGCGCAATGGTCTTGTCCTTGGGCATCCCCATGCTTTGATACGTACTCCACGGCGAAACGCGAAATCCTACGCGATCAGGTCCGATGGCCGAAGCAATGCTTTTCGTGATCTCAAGTGCAAAGCGTGATCGCTTTTCCACGCTGCCACCCCAGTCATCGGCACGTTGATTCACGACTTCTTGGGTAAATTGATCGATCAAGCTGGCATTTCCCCCATGAAGCTCGATCCCATCAAAACCAGCAAGCTCGACAGCATTCTTTGCAGCTTGTGTGTAGTCTGCGATATATTGCCGAATTTCAGCATCAGTCAACGCACGCGGAACCGGGCCACCTTCCATGGGTATGGCAGAGCTCGAGACGACATCACCAGTCCCTTGTTTCTGCTTAATCTCTGGTTCTGCGGAACGGCCTAGAGCCCAGAGCTGCAAGAAGATGTGACTTCCAGCTTCGTGAACTTTGGAAACCACTTCCTTCCATGCGGCGATCTGGGCCGTGGACCAGATTCCAGCTCGAGCTTCTGAGATGCCGCTGGCTTGGGGCGAGACGAATGTAGCTTCGGCTATGATGAGTGTTCCTGGGAATTGGGCACGCTCGGCGTAGTATGAGACTGCCACTGAAGAGAGGACGTTATTATCATCTGCTCCGTTGCTGGACACGGGGCCCATCACAATGCGGGAGGATAGTTGGACTTTGCCGAGCCGGATGGGCTCGAAGAGCCGGGTTGGTGGTGCGGTCATGGTGTGACGAGATGTCTGGGCTTGGTGTACCGTATAGAAGCCCTGAAGGATGACCTCAGGGCTTTCGAGGGCAAGAATGGGCGAATTCGGGCCATACTTTGGGTGTTGGTGTTGACGCCATCCttgagcttgctgagctgTGCTGGGGAGTTTCCCACATCAGCCACAAGATCCACAGTCTCGACGGCAGCGACACCCGTGGCTCACCCTTTGCGGCTGCCAACACTCCTACACGACCGCAACATGAACGTGGCAGATTTCTAACAATCGCTCAACTACATCCCTCACTACTATACACATGCCAAGAATGGCGCTCCATCGTGATGGACAGTCGGGATGGTCTGAAGTGCGACTTGGTGGTCCTTTGGATGACTTGGCCAAGGTGTAGTCACGCAGTCGAACATCATGCAAGAACCTGGGGCCTTGTTTACCTCGCGGCGATTACTGAAGAATTCTTGTGAATGATCCTCCGAAATGCTCTCGACTTGGCAAGAATCCCTCCAGAAATGGTGCTGTCTAGGAGCATGCTGGCCCCAGGCCTGCTGTTGCCGCGGCCAGGTCGGGGAGGATAGAGTATTCTGAAGTGGCCATTTCTTGCCGATCGCGGAAAGGACTGCAGAAAGGTGATTCGTGCTCAAGCCCAGCGAGGGTGTGGTTCGGAGAAAAGAATTGGTCCCAAGGCCTGCGATTTTGCTTCGATTGGGAATCTGGTCATCATAGCCATGGGTTTGTGCCTTGGTCTTCTGCGTCAAAGCTAATCGGCGTCTGCGATCTGTCCACGCCTGGAAAAGACAGGGAGTATTGAGATGTGGACAGTTGCTCGATAGGGCACGAACGAGTATATTGTGGCATAAATACGGCTCAATGCATGCGGAGGTAGCATCCAACATTGTTCAGAGCACACGGTGGTGATCTCTCAGGTCTGGATCTTCGTGACAGGGGACTCCCTACAATACTCCGCGGTGTACGTCTCGCAAATTTTGCCGTACCACTGAGCCTCAAAGATGAATTGAATACTAATCAAGGACCAGAAGGATACGGATACTTTTGCATACTACAAGGGATCTGGCTCATTCTGATGGACGACAGGCGAGACTTGCACCCTTCAGAAAGACCTTCAACGAGTGCGCAGCATGCACCGCAGTACGAGAAGAATACGACTTCTAGGCAAATATGCGAGCTCTACTTCCTAGCGATTCAAGCGTTGAACGAacacgaccacgaccacaAGGGCGAAGCCGGACAAGTAGTACTCTCACACCTCTCGCCAAATTTCACAGCACGATTCGACGCCAAAGACAAGACCGAGCTGAGCTGGACAGAAGTCAACGATGCATGGCGGGAATGGCACAAACAGGATCCTGAAATGCGCATCGAGATCAAACATTGCTCATGCGACGTGGACTTGGGGCGTGGCGTGGCCAGGTTGCTCGCGGAAGCCGACATCACCGGTATAAGTGGCGGCGTGACTCTTGGAGGCCTGATGGAAAATCGCTACAGGAGAAACAGAGATGGGAAATGGTTGTTGGAATGCTCTATGGGGTTGAGAGGTCTCAAATCGAATGGGGGGTTTGTATGAGCCTCGTTCTTGTCCAGTCCATGTCTGAGGACGGAAATACCATCACGGTTCAGCTCTGTACACGTGTGGTGTGGATCTGCGCGACAGGTCAGTGCGGCTGAGGGCTGAAATCCTACGCTGACAAAGGCATGAAGTGGCACCAGGACTTGAGAGCTCGGATTCACCTGTAGCAGTTATCGATATTGCTAACGCTACTACACATTTGTCGACGGTATCACGCAATTCGCGATCGACAATGCTGCTTTTGGAAATGGACTTGGTCAGGACGACTGCAATTCTCTTCATACTTCCGATCTTGGCCAGTCTTGTATACAGTGCACTCTTGACACCTCTTCGTAAGATACCGGGTCCATCGCTCGCCCGCTTCACGAATTTTTGGATAGCCCGGAAGAGTGGAGAAGGCCGCAGCCATCTATTTTGGCGAGAACTTCATGCGAAGTATGGGCCTTTTGTTCGAACGGGCCCAAAGAGAGTAGTATTCAATGATCCGGAGCTGCTTGCAAGAGTATACGGAGCCGGAAGCAACTACGTCAAGTCAGACTTCTACGGCAGCTTCCAGGCGGAAATAAAAGATGGCACGGAGTATGAGCTCCCGTCGCCTTCGAGGGCGAATTTGTTTTCTAACCCAGATGTGGCATATCACAAGAGGATGAAGGCTGCCGTTGCCCCGGCGTACTCACTCTCTTCCCTCAAGCAATTGGAGCCAATGGTCGACGACTGCACCAACTTGTTCGttgagaagctcaagcaTTTTGAACCTGAAAGTGTCGTACATTTGGATGAATGATCTCACTTCTATGCCTTTGACGTGGTGGGAATGATCACTTTCATGCAACCCTTCGGCATGCTGGACAAGGGCAGAGACGATTTCGGCCTCGACACTCACTTCGATGCCCTGGTATATATGAGCGTCGTCGGACTTATTCCAGGATTACACCGCTGGCTTATTGGTAACGCCAGACTCCTCAAATTCTTGAACTCGTTTCAGGCTTTCAGAGAGAACAACATCGCTTTGAAGGTTCGAGATGTGAGTGACGGAACTTCTATTATCATCTTGTGTCCCGTACTTACTCTCTACATAGGCAGTCTTCCAAGCGATGCGCTCCTATCGCAAAACCAATAACAACAATCGTGGCGATTACATATCTTAACTTCACAACGTCCAGTCCAACAACCCAAGCAAACTCAGCGACAGAGACATTATCGACAGCCTGATGATCAATGTCTTCGTCGGATCTGATACGACCGCCTTCTCTCTCACAGCTTGCTTCTACTACCTCGTTAAGAATCCATAAACGTACGCCAAACTTCGCGCCGAGATCGACGAAGCAGACACCGCAAACAAACTCCCCTCCTGCGTAAGCTTCGCCGAAGCCAACGAACTACCATACCTCCGCGCAGTCCTTAAAGAAGTCCTCCGCCTCTTCCCAGCCGTAACAATGCCGCTCGAAAGAGTCGTACCAGCAGGCGGTTTGCTCGTCAGTATCCACAATACTAAAGACAACACCAAAGCCGAAACCGTCCACCTCCCAGCCGGAACCCGCATCGGAGCAGCACCAAATGTCCTCAATACTCTCCCCTCAGTCTTCGGCCCAGATGCCCTCGAGTTTCGACCCGAGAGGTGGCTGGAAGCCTCACCGGAACAGCTCTCAAAAATGGAACGATGCTATTTTACATTCGGCGACGGAAGTCGAATCTGCATCGGACGACACATTTTCACAATGGAAGCTATGAAACTCGTGCCGCAGCTTTTGAGGAAATTCGATTTCGAGTGGGCgggtgatgaagacgaagaatggAACGTTGAAGGGTATTGGATGTCGAGACCGAGTGGATTGAAAGTGCGAATCAAGGAGAGGAAGACGTGAGATTTTTATGATTCATTCGTTCATTTATTGGAATACGCATTACCGAAGGGTATCTTGTTAGTAGCTCGCTCAGATTCGCGTCGCCATAGTTAGGTTGGAATATATATTACACGTCAAATTATGCAACAATGCAGAAATATGCCAAACATAGAGAGTTGGTCAGAATTCCGCGCCATGTACAAATGCCTTTCACGCCGTTatgccaccacctccactgAAGAATTTACTTCGCCATGAGCTGACTTTGGCTGTGACAGTGGATGCCGAGCTGCGTCTTCTCTGCGCAGAAGATCCAAAATGTGATGTTGTTCGGGCAAGCGCATCCTGTTCTGCAGCATTGAGTCGTTGTTCTAAGGCAACGCTGCCTCTTTGTCGGTTGTCATTGTAGCGAGATCCAGCATCGCTGCCTTTCCGAGGTGGTTCGAGGCTGATCATACCCATAGCAATGCTGGCGTCTGCGTCCAGTGGAGAGTCATTGCGACCTCTTCGAGGAGATGCAGTGCTGATGTTGTCTTTGAGATCGCCTCTCGAGAACTCGGACCATTCTCGCCCAGCGCAGCATAGAACTTCTACTCCGCACTCGCCAACCATGATTTCTTGGATGCGATCCCGGACGTCTCGCACCGTGGGCCTGAGCGTTGCATTCTGAGCCATCATTGATCTGATCAATCTCAACAGATCCGGCACACCACGATAGATCTGCTCGCCGTGGCGCGtgctctcctcttcgagcaAGTCGATCCACGCCCAAATCTTATCCGGCTCATTGTGGAAAGAAGAATCCGTTCGTGTTCGGTTCTTCGTCGTTACGCGCGTAGATCGAAATTTGATGAATTCGTTATTCTTGCCTTTGATCATGAATGTGAGGATATCGAGGAAAATGCATCCAAGTGACCAAATGTCGCTCATCTCGGGGACTGCTCTCGGCAGATCGCAAAGAGTAGCAGCGTCTATTATGCTAGGTCGTGAAAGGAGTAGAGATGCAGTTTCGATGGACGGTGGTGGATAGGGTCCTGTAGGCACGGTTGGGGACGGGCACGTCTCAGCGAATTGCCGTGAGAAGTTGCGAATGGACTGCGGCGAGCGAGGCTCAGATTCGAGTGCGGGTGTGACCGGGGTGCGTATCGTCGTGATGCTGTTGCATCGTCCATCTCGAGATGACACCGTGGGCGATGTGATCGGGCTGCCGATAGTGGTTCCTCCCACGAAACTATTGCTGCGCGTGCTGCTGGCTCCAGAAGATTCTGAAGAGCTGACTGTGTCGATGGTGGTGAAGGTACTGGTGCTCATTTTACGCAATCGGGAGAAGGCGCTCATGCTGCTGACTGGAGGCGAGCTGGATTTCAAGGTAATAGGTGTCTGTGAAATGTGTGACTCGGGCGCTGCATAATCGTATGCTTCCGTTTTGGGAGCTTTCTTGCCTCTTTGGAAGGTACTGAGCGAGCCAACATCTCCGAATGCAATGGTGTTGTCCTTGTCAATCCAGATATTGGAAGGCCGGATTGCAGTGTGCGCGACACCACGACTGTGTAAGCATGCCAAGGCATCCGAAAGGCAGTGCATCCATTCGCAAAGCAGCGCCGGTCGTTCCGATGCGACGACCTTCATGTATTGCGTGGGCGTCCGGTGCTCAATATATGTTGCAAGTGTGTGCTCAGCCACAAAGTCGGAAATGATGAAGCCGGCGTTTTCAGAAGTGTACGATGCCCAGCAGGATGCGATGTGCTCGTGGTCCAGAGCCCTTGCTTTTCGAATATCGCGCTTGTACTTGTCGTGGTGTCTATCACCGGTCACTTTGTCAACGAGAGAGTACTTCCTGCGCATGAAGATTTCGTCCGGTTTACCGGGAAAGTGAATACGATCGAATGGTTGAAGTGTGACAGCTGGAGGTAATGTGTTGACGTGCTCCATCGGAATATGCTCTTTGGACCCATAATCGATGTGAGAGCCTTGCTTGAGCTCACGAAGCAAGAACGTGAACTGCATGTCATAGAACTTTTTGTTGAGTACTTCATCGTTCTTGTAGGACAGCTCCAGGTTCTCGACGTTCTCAAGCGATAGAGGaaggtcgtcatcgtcccaAGAGTCGTCGATGCAACCAAAGATCTGGTCTGGTACACCGACTTCGGTCAAGATTAAGAAAAGTCGCTTCGCTCGATCGAGGATCCAGTCCTGCAATGAATACTCAGTAATTGACGCAGGAAAGGTAGGAGGAAGCCATTGGATCGCATACCATGTAAGTATCATCAGTCAAGCCCTCGCCAAACGCTAAAGGCCTGTCGAGGAAGTCGCGTTCCTCGCCACGAAGTTTGCTGATCACGAACGACCGAGTCACTTTCGCATCTATCCTCTCGTCGGTCCACCATCGTTGTTTGAGTTGCTGATGTGGTGTCACTAATGAGTGGCCTCCATAGCCGTAGATGTAGGCGTTCAAGGCTGTTCGATTGCGCATGGTCAGAGATGTGGCCAAAATTGTGAGGCCCGGGGTCAGACATACCTATAGTTGCAGCGGTCGGTGCCACGTCTGCATAACTTCGAGTAGCCATCGGATGAAAGATGGGAAAGATCGAGCTGCGGGTCAAGAGGTACAGCAAAACCCACTTTTGCCAGGCACAGGTTACAACCGTTGCCAACGCCAAGGGAAAAGTATTAGGAGATAGAGTGTTATCGATCACAGCCGGCGGTTATCCTTTGTTCGAAATACACGTGGCTCGGATCATGGCGGGGGTCTTGCTTTGTTTGACGTAGAAATCGTGGCGAAAGTGATGCTCACTCACATCAGGGACGGAGAAGGGGAGACGGGATCGAAAGCAGCGACGCAAGGAAATAGTATACAGAGCGAGAGAGAGAAAACAGAGGGTCAGCAGCAGAGAGCAGTCCGCGGTGACGAGTCCTATCACGACGACTTACGGTGTGTACACACGCGAGCAGCTCCCGCTCGGCAGGGCCCCAGCGCATATGCAACACCCAGCATGGTCGATTCGGTGCAGGATGCGCAGCGCGTGCATGGGGGTGTGGAATTATTGGTGCTGCGTCGCACTTTCGGGATCCAGCTCGTCGTCCAGAGCAGTCGAGCGCCTTGTGATACTTTCGGGAGCATGAGCAGATCCGATAGCGCCTGGTCGAGTCGCGCAGAAGCGACGGGGCCACGACTGCATTCGTGCCGTGCAACAGCTTCCCatttggcggcgaggagTCGTCTTCTGGTGGCCTTTGTCGTCGCTAGACCGCGGCCCAGCAGCCGCCCGGCagaagtgcagcagcagcgtgcgTGGAGGCGGGTGGAGGGCCCTCGCGTGCTGC
Proteins encoded:
- a CDS encoding uncharacterized protein (MEROPS:MER0000338); amino-acid sequence: MRSFIAALLAVPAAIAAPVLLNTRQEDSIAGSWIVRVNQNSVLSDVISQVSSALGGAEAKHTYEFGNFKGFSIDGVDNLLGLVANIASIESIEPNTRVTTSALVTQSNVPSYGLARISHRENGATDYVYDDSAGEGTFSYIIDTGIRTTHQDFGGRAVFGASFVDGEQEGDGNGHGTHVAGTTGSTTYGVAKKTTLIAVKVLGAEGSGSNAGVLAGIDWAVNDAKSKGRIGKAVGNLSLGGPLSPATNAAVAEAVAEGLFLAVAAGNSGLPTITASPASAPEVCTVGASDDQDRRASYSNFGLLVDVFAPGSNITSTWIDSDSDTNTISGTSMASPHVAGLGAYLLALEGPQDPQALCSRIQELSTKNALNLGLQLFSGNRLAYNGNGA